One region of Parambassis ranga chromosome 21, fParRan2.1, whole genome shotgun sequence genomic DNA includes:
- the LOC114426621 gene encoding uncharacterized protein LOC114426621 translates to MKTGAQFLPLTRSLTKSGSQKNRLLMKNERESFTQLTKLINKSSSTKNSLKLIKWLQKRRLLKRKMKCRLCRQDMKLKKRTNCGDQYAWICRQAHKAKQVSVRHKSIFHGSKLSFSKWMQFMYRFSQGLRLRQIDMMDDSIAGSSTTLSKMANKIRKVCVTAVERMRRYTGQQIGGRREFVVIDKAIFGTNESTVEEEWLVGGKERSGSLEC, encoded by the exons ATGAAAACAGGAGCGCAATTTCTCCCGCTCACCAGATCATTAACTAAATCAGGTTCACAGAAGAATCGCCTGTTGATGAAAAATGAGAGGGAAAGTTTTACCCAGCTTACAAAGCTTATTAACAAGAGCAGCTCCACAAAGAACAGCCTGAAGCTAATTAAGTGGCTTCAGAAAAGGAGACTgcttaaaagaaaaatgaaatgcagATTATGCCGGCAGGACATGAAACTGAAGAAAAGGACCAACTGTGGAGATCAATATGCTTG gATTTGTCGACAAGCACATAAAGCAAAACAAGTTTCTGTCAGGCACAAGTCAATCTTTCATGGATCAAAGCTTTCCTTCAGTAAATGGATGCAGTTCATGTACAG GTTTTCTCAGGGTCTGCGGTTGCGGCAGATAGACATGATGGATGACAGCATTGCAGGCAGTTCAACGACTCTTAGTAAAATGGCAAACAAAATAAGGAAGGTCTGTGTCACAGCAGTTGAAAGAATGAGAAGGTATACAGGCCAGCAGattggaggaagaagagagttTGTTGTGATCGATAAAGCCATTTTCGGCACAAACGAAAG TACGGTAGAGGAAGAATGGCTGGTGGGTGGAAAAGAAAGAAGTGGGTCTTTGGAATGTTAG